One genomic region from Laspinema palackyanum D2c encodes:
- a CDS encoding oxygenase MpaB family protein, with protein MSWLDFRDERLRQIQQLDPVTEHCQICHLLIGYEFPWDVTRALELALLKTYCVPSISRLLDRTGEFYQHTQKRYDDTGLLVALLFKWGHDSEQGQASIRRMNAIHGHFPISNEDFLYVLSSFIYEPIRWNERFGWRLFSETEKLAIFYFWQAVGQKMDIQNIPATYEEFAQFNHNYEQEYFAYSDSNRRVGEATVNLFLSWFPPPTRALLKPYVLGLFDESMLRAFGWSSPPQVSRNFVENGLKWRSWISQWLPPRRYPDFFADSQLRSYPHGYQLEDIGPPRMLSELNQANELPTNRKPNGQD; from the coding sequence ATGTCCTGGCTTGACTTTCGTGATGAGCGCCTTCGTCAGATTCAACAACTCGACCCGGTAACCGAGCATTGCCAGATTTGTCACCTGTTGATAGGGTATGAATTTCCCTGGGATGTTACCCGTGCGCTAGAACTAGCCTTGCTCAAAACCTACTGCGTCCCAAGCATTTCTCGACTCCTCGACCGCACCGGCGAGTTCTATCAGCATACCCAAAAACGCTACGATGATACGGGTTTGCTAGTGGCTCTCCTGTTCAAATGGGGTCACGACAGCGAACAGGGTCAAGCTTCAATTCGGCGGATGAATGCGATTCATGGACATTTTCCTATCAGCAACGAAGATTTTCTCTACGTTCTTTCGAGCTTTATCTACGAACCGATTCGGTGGAATGAGCGTTTTGGTTGGCGGTTGTTTAGTGAAACTGAAAAGTTAGCTATCTTCTATTTTTGGCAAGCGGTGGGTCAAAAAATGGATATCCAGAACATTCCTGCCACCTACGAGGAATTTGCTCAATTTAACCACAATTATGAACAAGAATATTTTGCCTACTCCGATAGTAACCGGCGAGTGGGAGAAGCAACGGTCAATTTATTTTTAAGTTGGTTTCCGCCTCCAACTCGTGCGCTCTTGAAACCTTACGTTTTAGGTTTATTTGATGAGTCAATGCTCAGAGCGTTCGGTTGGTCTAGTCCGCCGCAAGTGAGCCGCAACTTCGTCGAAAATGGCCTGAAGTGGCGCAGTTGGATTTCCCAGTGGCTGCCACCCAGACGCTACCCTGACTTTTTTGCGGACAGTCAACTCAGAAGTTATCCGCATGGCTATCAACTTGAAGATATAGGACCTCCTCGGATGTTGTCGGAACTCAATCAAGCTAACGAACTTCCAACAAATCGAAAACCAAACGGTCAAGATTAG